Within the Glycine soja cultivar W05 chromosome 3, ASM419377v2, whole genome shotgun sequence genome, the region CATCTAAAcagcccaattttttttactgccaAAACCAAGGCAAGGATACTATTTGATTGATTGTATGAGAAAGTATGCCCATTTTGTGGCCCTTTCACATCCATAAGCAGCCATTAACACTTGCTCAGCAGTGAGCACTTCATGTATCAAATCTATAGACTGCTTGGAGCACCAGTAGAGATAACTAGTGATAAGGATCCTGTTATTGTGAGTAATTTTTGGAAAGAGTTCTTCAAAACTTTTTGAGGATTGAACTGAAGATTTTCCTTTTACCATCTCGTTTGAAGTTCAAGACAAGGGTTCTATTTTGGGGAAGGGGTATTGTTATGTAAATACAAATAGGATAAGAATGTTAATTAGTTAGTTAGCCAGCTACCATCAAATAGGATTTCATAACTGTTGGGTAACTGCCTATAAACAAAGTAGGGCTATGTATTTTAGATAAACTAGAACAATAATAACAGAAGTGCAGTTTACATTTACAGGTCTCCCGTATCTTTGTTTTTCtcatctttgtttttcaaagcTAATTTCctatacttttgaaaaaatatataaatgtcatatcataactaaaaaatatatcaatgtcATATCATAACTAAACTGTTGTATTCTTGGCAAATGGTTTTTAAGAGTGGTAGCAGGCAGATATGTAAAGACACTAAAATGCTTTATGTTTCCTCAGATGTTTTATGCTTTTGTTCTCCAATTTTGCAGGCATTCTGTGACATAGAAGCTGTCTACACATTTGAAGGCATGTATGACATAAACACCTTGGTTACAGGTAGGGAAATTACaggtattttttctttatattgttTTCAAGATGTTCATATGAGAACCAGCTCTTAACATGGTCTTTTTTGCtggaaattttcattttttttgtcctaACATCCTGGACTAgtagagaagaaaaaggaaaatctgCGCAACTTTTGACATATTATTACAGTAGATATGTCTTCAATCCTAGAGCCATTTTGATTGAGTAGAGCATGTAGCTAAATTGGCTGAACTAATATCTTGAATGAAGCCTTAGATGTCAAAGTGATCTATGTCACATTGTATGTATTCCCTTGGATAGTTTCGATATTAATTGCACaactaaaaacattttatttataacaaaGAGCTCGATCAATCACTTCAAGGATTTCACTTGTGATAGAGTAGCAATATAGCAATTACTAGTTACTCTGTTGTATTTACTTTGTTTATATAGAAATTTGAAAGTTACTCTATTGTATTTACTTTGTTTATATATACGTATGCATATCAGTAACGCTAAGTTGCTAACTATGCTTGAGGTTCTAGCTATACCCATAAAAAGGACATTAACTTGCAGTTTACTAATTACCATTACTAGAGCGAGTGTTTTTACTCATTTCCATAACCATATTTCCTTCCAAAAGCTCAACAAGTCTCTGAAATCTTTGTAGAACTGGTACCCGCTAATGCCAATTTACATGAGTGACACACTACTACCAATTGGCATTCCACAAGAGATTCTAAACCTGCCTCTCACCATTCTACAAAACTTGATATAATGGTTTTGGTTTAAGGCTTTACAACCAAGGTGAACATACTTCTAAATTGATTACAACCAAACCGAACTACAAAGCCTAAGGACACATTGTCCAAACATTCCAATTAGACCAAATTCCAAGACCTCATGGCTCAAAGACTAGTTCTCCCCCCTTCAACATCCTCATGTTTTTTTGTCCTCCCCTTCAACCGAATGTTCATGGAACTTACTAGCTTATCCGTCCTTGGCTCTAGCACCATTCCCTTTGATATCATCTCCTCTAAATAGCGCACGGCATCCTTTACTCTCCCTTTCTCAAAGTTTTCATGAATCATGATGGTATATGATCTCCTATTTGGTCCCCATCCATTCCTCTCCATTTCTTCCCATGTTTTTCTCACTCCATCCCCATCATCCCATTTCATGTACAAGCTCAACACCATGTTATAAACATCACCATTCATGCCACATCCATTTCTCTCCATCCTCTCCAAAACCCTGCAAACCTTCCCCGACTCCTTCAAGCTCTTGAGCAAGTAACAATAAGTAACAGCATTAGGCAAGCAACTCCCCTTCTTCCTCTCCATCTCATCCACCAGCTCATAAACCTTCTCCATCCGTTGTATGTTGCACATGTACTTAATAAGCAAATTGTAAGTAGCAACATTCGGTTCACAACCTCGCTCACTCATGTCACAGAAAATCTTCAAGGCCTCAGGAATCCTCTTCTTGAAACAAAGAGCATCAATGATGCAGTTGCATATCACAACATCCGGTTTACCACCCTTGGTCAATGCCTTGATGAAGGTGGCATAGGTAAATATATCAGGCTTGCATGGAGAAGCCACTATGTCTCTCCACACCCTCTTTGCCTTATGCGAGTTCCCCAAAACACACCAACCATTCAGGATCACGTTCCACATCTTCATATCAGCCCTACAACAACAACCCTTCTTCCATATCCTCTTATGGGGTTCAGAACTGGGAAACAAGTACCTTCAGTAATAACAACAATGCAAGCAAAAGCAATGGGATCAGTAGCTGCAGCATCTAATTACAAAACGGCAGCACTAACTTTCTTGATCATAGCAGCACAATAACATGGGGGCTGCAAGCAGAATGCATGGAGAAGCCACTATGTCTCTCCACACCTTCTTTGCCTCATGCGAGTTCCCCAAGATATAGTGGCTTCTCCATGCAAGCCTAATATATTTACCTGCAGGCAGCACTAACTTTCTTGATCATATacacacaccctcatgacacacacacacacacacacacacacacacacacacacacaaaccgtaatcacacacacacaccctcgtTACACACACACCctgatgacacacacacacacacacacacacacacacacacacacaaaccgtaatcacacacacacaccctcgtTACACACACACCctgatgacacacacacacacacacacacacacacacacacacaaaccgtaatcacacacacacatcctCGTTACACACACACCctgatgacacacacacacacacacacacacacacacacacacacagacaaaccctaatcacaaacacacacacatacccttatcacagacacacacacacaccctcatgaaaaatacacacacacacacccctgatgagacacacacacacccccTGATGagacatacacaaacacacagacaaaccctaatgacacagacacacacaaacCTTAatgacacagacacacacacaaaccctaatgacacagagacacacacacacaccctcttGACAGACACACACCCACGAACCCAGAGACAGATACACACAGAAAAACCCTAATCACACACAAGCACACATTCCCTCATGACACACACACCCATATGACACACCCTaataaaaacacacacacacacccttaTGACAGACACACAAACCCTAATCACATACACCATCATgacacacacagacacaaaccctaatcaaacacacacacacacacacaaaccctaatgacacacacacacacaccctcatcacacacacacacacacacacacacacttagtCAACCTCACTTCCGACCTAGTCAACCTCCCTTAGGTTTGTTGTATGTCATGAATGTAATATGCTATAGAAACAATTGTTGATGTCCATATTTATCTGTAATCGAAATTTagattttgtatgttcttgtgcGTCATCAATGTTATTTGCTATATACACAATTGTTGTTCATGCtaagtgaaccttagattcccgtgaAAAAGAtactaaaagttactataaagttagggtggagagtgtcaatgctgatgcagaagcctttggtgatcactgggaAAGTTcagattgctctatgcattctgaagctgaagcactagaacatatgaagaaaagagatagaggccatcaaagtgtgtcattggagaataagataGGAGATTCAACTGTGGTTAAGATgagtgagaaaaataataatgttgatGTCGGCGACTGCACGATTCTTGATGACCATGAAGGAGAAGAGCATTGTTGTGGAAAAGGAACAAATGCGAGGAGTGTTTCTTTTTTGCCAAGAAGCCAAGAGAAGATAGGAGATttggctaaagttgtgataaaacaagacatgaagggaagagagcataaatatggttttaacaacaataaacgtgagaagccagagaaggtaagggtggtggatgatgaaactggcgacaaacatgagttgtatgaagtcctaaggatgccatctAGATgtgtatttttcaagatataatatttatattgcaTCACGCATCCATTGATTGCTGATTACatctaatatactttttttaacatatattgtCAAATCAAATCATCATTCAATGTTTGCTGCACAACACGTCAGTAAAATTTGCTATGTACAAAATGACACCAACCCCAATCAACCCCTCCCCTGGGAACCCCCAATTTCATTTCTTCATCATTCAAGGTCTTCATTTCATTCCTTCCCTGAGAGTTTGAAGTACTGTTCTCAATGATTTCTCTACAATTCCAAAAATCTAAGAAAAGTTTGCTTGCAATGATCCTACGCGATTTGTATCTAATACAAAAGTATACAAGGTCACAAAgtatatgaaataatatttgctTAGATGCTGATGTTAATTCTGCCTGAGTTTATTAATCATATGGTATCTTGAGATGTCCATCCTTTCTTCTCCAACTCTTGTCTCAGTGCCTGTTAGCAACCAAGATTTTTCAtcacaaaaatatttagtaagGGATTTGCATCCTCTGGAGTAAATACTCTCTTTATTGTACATCAAAAATATTCTTTATCTCTACCAATTAAAAAGTATCAATGTATTTCTGATCATAGTCAACCAAATCTACCTTCAgttaaaataaaagactaatTTAGAATAAAGTTAAAACATTTGAGACTCAAATTTAGTGAATCTACTTAAGTATAAAATGTTTGACATGACATGAAGGAAGGGGAGTATAACCCTGGAACCAAGAATTTCTGTATCTAACTATAGAGAAAGCACATATTAATTATGAAATCAtacctttattctttttctattcacatcaaaatcaaagttTCCCAACCGAGATGCAGATCGATACTCCACAGTAGAACCCTTACCCGGTGGAAACCAGAACTCAAAAGGTAggtgaatcaaattaaaaaaccaaCATTGTAAGAAATATTATCCTATTGATATGAACAAGAACAGTCATCATTTTCGTCATCATCATCAATAATCTCATCAAAGAAAGGATCTCTGAGAAGCTCAGCTGCAGAAGGCCCAGCCCTTGGCTGAGCAAGGCACTTCTCAATGAAAGCCTTAACCTCAAGATCTTTGACCTTGTTCAAGGTAGCAGGTCTAACTCCAGAAGACACCTTCTTGTATATCTTATCAACATTGTCACATTGTGGGGGTTTATTATTGGGCTACTGATGATGTAATTAAAGAAGGTCTATGCTGTCAAACTAATGTTAAATACAGGTTATACATTTGCTGTACAACATAGTTTGTATGCAAAATGACTTGTGAATGGGGATCCAATAAAACACCACCCATATGCAAGTCCTTAAATCCAAAAAATCATATCCCAAAACACCCCAACGGATTTGTGCACATGAGTAAAAAATTCCTGCTTTATACTCCTCTCTTATAGAGGAACCATTGCCAAGTAATTATTTTAGTATGTGTTTGGATTCAcggtaacaaaattaatttttcaacgaaattaattttacataattgatAACTGCAGAATTCATTTTGATAAAAGTATAGTAATTATTTCTACTTGCTTTAACTGTATCATAATTTTTATGCAGCATAATTGATTTTCTcttaatgttaaaaataatttaaacatataaaatttgattaaaattaaggtTGACTCCCTTCCCCATAATCTACCTTGATTGTAGAGgctctctttaattgttatCATGCCCATGAAGCCCACATCTTCCTGCTTTGACTCCTCCTACTTAGTTTTGGCttctaataataaaatcaattatatataaagaaattctAATTGATCTCATGGTGTCATTGATTATGGAATGACTGCTTGGACAGTTGATGAATATGAGCacttttaaattctaatatCACTGAATATGCTTTCTTTTGTAACAAAGgaaattgttcaaataaaaatagtgtctTATCACTTTTGTAGTTATGTTCTTTGTGATTTCCCTACGGCACTTGATTTGCATGAAAACTAACACATCCATGAAAACTAACACTTTATTTGCATTGATTATGGtatccatgttaaattttttgtataaagCATGAAAACTAACACATCCATAGATATTAATTTAGTGGTTATTATATCGAGTTTGAGGCTACGAAATAGCATAATTACTGAAGTTTTTGTCTTTGATTTCTCTTGTGTTCTCATCTTTTAATGTGATTGCTAATGTTAAAACTGAAATTGTTTTCATGCATACaacttatcatttttcattaacTTTCCAAAACTAGCAATCATACTTAATTGCTTATTAATTTCAACTTTCTTAGATGTGAGATTGTGCGCATCTAGTGATGTTTACATCCTTTAAATCCCATGGAAATCTAGCTTTGAGTGCACACTATGTAATCTTCACCTCTCTACGATTATTGTTATTTGTGCTACACAGtaattttctttcatgtcttgaaacaaatttaaagcACAAGTATCACAAGACATCATCAACCTCAATTTATCAGACTTTTGATTTATCATACTTTTTCACTACTATTACATCTTATCCTATTTTGAATCATAATTAAAAAGCACAAGTAAATCACTTATGACTTATCCTCTTTTGATTAATCCTTTTTTGAAagcgcgcacacacacacacacacacacagagaaagacacacacacacacacctacaataataaagcatgaCCACCCCCGAACCCCACTATTCCAGATTACTTACATAAAGCActcttgatgttgatatttgtttgtaatcgaaatttacattttgtatgttgttttatgttattgtataaaggaTCATGGCTTCTCCACTCCCCTCctctcctcctcttcctcctcctcctcctcctcctcccccTGCTCCTTCCGACGCATCGGCTTCGCCGTCTGTCGTGAAGCGGACAGATAAAGCCTCACATCTATGATCGTTGtctactagaccacctggtgctgagagaccagtggtccagGTTGATCCTGCTACTGGCAAGGCTGACtgtccccacaggaagaaattaagaacatatttggggattgtggcacgtgataaggtggacgtcacctacgagaactggaaggaggtccctactgcttagaaggacctgatttgggaggatattcagatatttttcttttcttatttgattttgtttaattaatagccaaaaaatacattattgtaataaataaaccttatttgatgttgtcaggcggaatttgaaatcccagaggcttctgataataggacgaaaaggaagttacttcaGACTGTGGGCGAGAGAtagaggcagtttaaatcagacctcacgaggaaatgggcccttgtagccgatcaggacggtgtggAGGACACTATCTATGAGAAATACgacatcagcaaggaaaaatgggtCCAGTTTTGCCaaactcgcagagacccttcttgggaggtatgctccttgccatttaagttgttttccaaaaaatattaacttgttatacttcattctagcaatttgaaagattattgttttatttttgcaggatgtgcgcAAAATGGCACaagccatccagaagcagaacACTGCCCCTCATGTTTTGGCTAGTGGGGGTTATGACTATTTGGAGccgaagctcctggctgagaagacgaagaagaagctggacacaaaataactgaatttaattaatgtttactaatatactaacccatattTGTCTCCATTACAGCGGACACTGGCatatggtggtcatcctgcccaaggaacacctagttgtctggttttgttcattgcatagcAGGCCAAaaaactaccttaaggggattattaacaggttagtgttcttttcaatatatttgcattgaaatacctcaacaacaccagtttttaattgttactcttctggaacagtgctttaaaaggtcttgatgatgctccacagcctaaatcaaaggctccggctaggtggattgtcatcaaggtacgtcatttacataaaacttccacttatatatatttcttatgtgtctgtacactaattgtttaattaatagccaaattccattatgtatttagtgtaatagacaaaaaggaagtactgagtgcgactactatgtgatgcactggatgtccaccatcattttaggaacttttaggaataactgggaagcggtactttatttcaaaaaaatttgattttttaataatttgtattatattattaacttattatcatttatttcatcatgcagtattttaacgatcctagaccattggagccagagagattaaaggcgttGCGGATCTAGTGGGAACAGTATTATCTTCGAGTTTGAGATCagacctaggatttagggacatttagtttagcttagtttactttggtttgacatttttgacatttcctatgtaatttaaacattgaattcatttgttgatcgttgtttatgataaatcaattattcaatgtttattatgattaaaattacttcaaagcagaataaaatgtttatttgttgtgaattgggtctaaaattacattttacaggtacaatttttggtttattgtaaaaacagaaagtttatataaaaaaaacttcaaaacaacatcggttattaacaaaaaccgatgttaatatagtaaacaacatcggttatttacaaaaactgatgtcaacatgaaccttaacatcggttatgtaaagaaccgatgttaacatttgtatattaacataaGTTATTTACAAATAACCGATATTAATGTtagtatattaacatcggttatttacaaataactgatgttaatatactaacgttaacatcggttatttgtaaataaccaatgttatatacaaagaactacaacaaaataagtgtatgcatatgaacgttgacatcggttttctagtaaaactgatgttaatgtaatatattaacatcggttttgctagaaAATCGAAGTTAAGATatttcattaacatcggttgtaatagaaaaccgatgtcaaggTTCATCATacatacacttattttgttgtagttctttgtgtataacattggttatttagaaaaccgatgttatcgtTTTTATGTCAACATCGATTTTGGATAATcgatgtgtcataccctaatttcgtccggagacctttgcttgatgacatgcgacctttctttggtccttgtgaggtgcttggcacccatcattaggcaatttgtgaaattccaggacatgccggaaaaccgaaaaaatattgatgcacaatccgtaagtttccgtgacacaccggaaatcaaatggaagcatcgttgcataattaagtgaggttccgtaacattccgtgagtcaaaaaggggatgattatgtaatccgcaaggttccgtaacattacggaaagaaaacaagtatcgttacgaaattcgtaagtttccataactttacgaaaaaagaatcaccaaaaaaaagcagagggggtgtacttagtaaaaatgggggtgcaaatagcacccaggcccacttgggccctccagaatattcctccagaaggctgttgcttctggaggaagcaacctggctcgcctgggcgagctgggcggcaagcacctcccctattttgctataaataggggaggaagtgaagaagaaaagggttcagccccttaggcacttctctctctttcgaatttgcttggaaaaattgtttccgtgaagaaaatctaagccgaggcgcttccgaaacgtttccgtaacgttttccgtgaagaatttcgcgaaggtttcgaccgttcttcgacgttcttcattcgttcttcatcgttcttcgatcttcaacgggtaagtaccttgaaccaagcttttcgattcattctatgtacccacggtggtccacattgtgttttgtgtatttttattcccgtttcatttactttttataccccctcttgacgtgcttaagtcattttacttaagtcatttctcgcttaacttaaaaataaaataaatttccaccgaacgtttgaattgtattatccgttaacttcggttaaaatgaattccgaccgttcggtcgtgccgtaaccacgttggaaatcaaaaagaggtaaaaaataataatataataacaaaaacataccttttagcaaaataaagcgaaaaatcaatcggacgttttctctttgagatttctcattcttaatcgaattgattaataactaaagtgaaactaaggctaaaatcaactcgcctagtcaagctcgtccataaaaaataggcttttgaagtttgtcatttcaatttctcactaagtaaaatggatcatttttaaggtcaaacgccttaaaatgatcaccgcttaagtaaaaaagaatcacttgataagaaagaactacgtaggtctgatttcctcatcgcaaattgaggaatacgtaggagcaaagggaaacacccttgtcaaccacaaaaaaggaaaaaaatataaaaagggtataaaggatataaggacataaaagggaacataaaaatcaaagtcatgtttgcacattcgattaaaggctgtcgtcccgtgggacggacgcgtggggtgctaataccttccccgtgcgtaaatacaactcccgaacctttcacttaaaagttcgtagatcacgtcttttccggtttttccgacgttttcctcaaataaacgttggtggagactccgcgcgtattcctttcgtggaacacgcatcccgcaagtcacgcgtcgccctcccgccgaagggtaggttgcgacagttggcgactccactggggactgtttttagagagttaggccatttaatcttgtgcaatgtttttccgtgacttactcctttgttgggtttcccttcattatgttcttgtatatataactcattgatgtttttttttgtgcatttttaAGTGTACgcttgaggtaaatatttattcatttgatacacacaaacactaacactatttgcacacacggtgagttgaaaaagggccctatacccgggttcgtgggaacataaggagtggaggtgaatccgtgatcatgctaggtctccgacttgcttgattacagtgaaccctcatctagagtttttctctttgaaaacatattgttgctagtagtccctactgctgcagtatgttcttcgaaggggatgatacctctagaaaccatcaagagagatatgactaccttgggggttattactaaaagcctagttagttccctcccatataggtccctttaaataggggcacggagcaaacacgctgcgtgccatttttcacactgccatgcataagtatcatatacccttttgcttatatttgtttatgaatattgtcgtactatgtacatccccgtgttgtgcctttcacatatgcatcatgcgtgggtttcgtctttgatcccctcactttagcaaaccgacggagggtccgtgtcgccttcttaaaaacatacgttgggtgccacgctacccaaacgttgtatccaagaaggaaacaatttctcggactcccgtattcgtaaattgcatctgtgtcatatgcatttcttcatgcatttatccattccacccatgatagatgtcggagttttgattcgcactagattttatttcactttagtaaaacatgggatcaagtcaaaagccttcgcttaaaaagaggttctatcaagcaaaatcaagagcttagaggtcactgctcgtgcgtcgaaaaaggaaaggcgaattgggaccaactcttggctagcatagaggggcgtctgttaattggttccctcgctagaaggaaggaagaatcaggattctatcttcatgcgaaggatgtccaaatgttcccttgatggaacaaggggttgtattaattataatcccgtcctcgccataagacagcttggctaccccatgagaggagtgccatcagacaaaagcatcacgcctttcatcacacggggtttcagtgaccccaatgcgAGGGTACTCGAAGGAGTTCACAAGGCATGTGATGCggtgtgaagaaaggacagagagcttaggggaagcagtaatgggagcatcggcggctatcataagtggctgagagtccggacacaaggattggattggctcccaaatctaaagactatgAGAgatgatgaggttaaagcttcggaagaaagtgatgaggtacaagccctaaaggcagagcttgaaagagcccgggtagtcgaagagaagttcaagtccatagccatcaaagtctgaaaagagtatgatgaactaagggacgtcaatatagCCACCGCTgatgccttggaacgagaaaccaagaaggcctgaaaggaagaacacgaccaaagcaaagttttgaggggctttatagggcagcaatagtgagctcaagctccgaagaggtgaaaggaatcatcacgggtcaaaggcatgatcttgaaggacgagctaaaggcttgccttaggtcgaaaagaaatttgtcccaacagttaagcgagactgaagggaatatgtgggccatcatcgatgagtgcaaagagaagctaaatctagcggcgactcacgagcaaaggctagaggatgagtacgccaagatatcagcagaaagggaagcaagggaaagggtaattgattcattgcaccaagaggcagcAATGAGGATGGAccaatttgctcttactttgaacaggagtcaagaacttccccgattgctagccaaggccaaagcagtggcgaaCACCTACTCCgctcccgaggagatccacggacttctcagctattgtcaacatatgatagacttaatggaccatatgattagaaaccgctaggaagtttgtattgtcgctcagatcttgaatagttataaactttctgaaaaaaatgagtttatcccacgtttttactccaaaaatcagtgcgaatcaagtcactccctcATTtgatctctagcatgcattgtatgttggtctcgtcctttgtcacgggaagccggaaggtccatatcaccttcttaattgtacacatggggcactgcgtccccaaatgcgcaagtaagaagagataattttccgggctctcgtgtccgtaaaatgcattcatatcatgcatcgcataagcatcccttcatagcatcataatgaacatatcgttcctgcatttgtccattatcacattcccatttttgcatgagtcattgcatcatgcatatacgttcaacaaactttttgatctgcaaaattgcataccatttgttttcatccttgcattttcctctgtaaaacaaaaacaaaaaaaaag harbors:
- the LOC114405032 gene encoding putative pentatricopeptide repeat-containing protein At3g15200; its protein translation is MIKKVSAACRYLFPSSEPHKRIWKKGCCCRADMKMWNVILNGWCVLGNSHKAKRVWRDIVASPCKPDIFTYATFIKALTKGGKPDVVICNCIIDALCFKKRIPEALKIFCDMSERGCEPNVATYNLLIKYMCNIQRMEKVYELVDEMERKKGSCLPNAVTYCYLLKSLKESGKVCRVLERMERNGCGMNGDVYNMVLSLYMKWDDGDGVRKTWEEMERNGWGPNRRSYTIMIHENFEKGRVKDAVRYLEEMISKGMVLEPRTDKLVSSMNIRLKGRTKKHEDVEGGRTSL